A region from the uncultured Draconibacterium sp. genome encodes:
- a CDS encoding tyrosine-type recombinase/integrase — MATIRLMLSGKSIVARLTVGREANYRKSTGYKVEDTNDWIKSSQTISAGRDKTKRELKNNVDALKTGLNKRLLNEINPDAKWLADNIAEITGRKKPTDETVLTNYFDLFIEKAGNRKGRSGKAVSAGRKRHYTTAKNKVLFFDNHIKQKTHIKDVGKVWGERFIAYLEKEQRLSKSTIGNMLKVVKAVCNEAALSGFEVNPTLKHVSVIREETKFVYLSFNELDKIEAKELEQDYLDNARDWLLVGCNIGQRVSDLLDLTSDNLKQVGEIDVIELQQKKTGELVSIPISETVQRIINKHSGFPRSISAQKFNTYIKKVVELAGIKEKVEGTKLDNVGTEKNPIYRKVSGMFEKHELVTSHICRRSFASNYYETEMPTELIMAITGHKTETQFREYIGLPPRSHIGRTFDYMKQIEQKRKKEPVMNIKKAM; from the coding sequence ATGGCAACAATTCGGTTAATGCTTTCGGGTAAATCTATTGTAGCACGTTTAACGGTCGGAAGAGAAGCGAACTATAGAAAAAGTACTGGTTATAAGGTCGAAGATACTAACGACTGGATTAAAAGCTCGCAGACTATTTCAGCAGGTCGTGATAAGACGAAGCGAGAACTCAAAAACAACGTAGATGCTTTAAAGACCGGACTTAATAAGCGATTACTTAATGAAATAAATCCTGACGCTAAATGGTTAGCAGATAACATTGCTGAAATCACGGGAAGAAAGAAGCCTACTGATGAAACAGTTTTGACGAACTATTTTGACTTGTTTATCGAAAAAGCAGGGAATAGAAAGGGGAGAAGTGGAAAAGCGGTTTCCGCAGGGCGAAAAAGACACTATACTACTGCAAAAAACAAGGTTTTATTTTTTGACAATCACATTAAGCAAAAAACCCACATCAAGGATGTTGGTAAAGTATGGGGAGAGAGATTCATTGCCTATTTGGAAAAGGAGCAGAGACTATCAAAAAGCACCATAGGAAATATGCTTAAAGTTGTTAAGGCTGTTTGCAACGAAGCAGCACTATCTGGATTTGAGGTTAATCCAACTTTGAAGCACGTTTCAGTAATTCGTGAAGAAACAAAATTCGTTTACTTAAGCTTTAACGAACTGGATAAAATTGAGGCAAAGGAATTGGAGCAAGATTATTTGGACAATGCTCGTGATTGGTTATTAGTTGGATGTAATATAGGCCAGAGGGTAAGTGATTTGCTTGATCTTACTTCAGATAATTTAAAACAAGTTGGTGAAATCGATGTAATTGAGCTACAGCAGAAGAAAACGGGAGAACTTGTTTCTATTCCTATTTCAGAAACAGTTCAACGGATTATTAATAAGCATTCAGGCTTTCCCCGAAGTATATCTGCACAGAAGTTTAATACATACATTAAGAAGGTCGTTGAGCTTGCAGGAATTAAAGAGAAGGTGGAAGGAACTAAGCTTGATAACGTAGGGACAGAAAAAAATCCTATATACCGAAAAGTTTCAGGAATGTTTGAAAAACATGAGTTGGTTACTTCTCACATATGCAGGAGATCATTTGCATCCAATTACTACGAAACAGAAATGCCTACAGAGTTAATAATGGCTATTACTGGTCACAAGACTGAGACTCAATTTAGAGAGTACATCGGGCTTCCTCCTCGTTCACATATCGGGAGAACATTTGACTACATGAAGCAGATTGAGCAGAAGCGGAAAAAAGAACCTGTTATGAATATTAAAAAAGCAATGTAG
- a CDS encoding L-rhamnose/proton symporter RhaT, with protein MIGILFAVFAGVMLGFWAVPGKFVKNYEFENAWGVCYLFMLWIIPVILGFSLIDNFAQVLSDVGGAVLLKMLIPSFLWGVGMLLWGKAINHIGLSLGFSIFIGTIVFIGSLLPFFIYGLPATNVLLTLLLGILVILLGIVMNGRAGILREGNKSGEKAAGGSMMTGIIIAVVGGLLCTGFNIANEFGKEAIAVAVEKNGNESWLTSVASMFIVYVSGGLFVIPYFLIQITRKKMWAAFRVVEAGKNVSLAGLMAALNFTASILFAYSAFVLGNAGGTIGYAIFNTMSVVVAVVGGIVTKEWATARQQAKSALYIGLAAMIIGVVIIAIGNGLA; from the coding sequence ATGATTGGAATTCTATTCGCGGTATTTGCCGGCGTAATGTTAGGCTTTTGGGCTGTGCCCGGAAAATTTGTAAAAAACTATGAGTTTGAAAATGCCTGGGGCGTTTGCTATTTATTTATGTTATGGATTATTCCTGTAATACTGGGATTTTCATTAATTGATAATTTTGCACAGGTGTTGAGCGATGTTGGGGGAGCTGTTTTATTAAAAATGCTAATCCCCAGTTTTCTTTGGGGAGTTGGAATGCTTTTGTGGGGAAAAGCCATTAACCATATTGGCTTGTCGTTAGGCTTCTCCATTTTTATCGGTACCATTGTTTTTATTGGTTCCTTACTGCCCTTTTTTATTTACGGCTTGCCAGCAACCAATGTTTTGCTAACTCTCCTTCTCGGTATTTTGGTGATTCTTTTGGGCATAGTAATGAATGGACGTGCCGGTATATTGCGCGAGGGAAATAAAAGTGGAGAGAAAGCCGCTGGTGGCTCGATGATGACCGGGATAATAATTGCCGTGGTTGGAGGTTTACTTTGCACCGGATTTAATATTGCAAACGAATTTGGGAAAGAAGCTATTGCTGTTGCTGTTGAAAAAAACGGGAACGAAAGCTGGCTAACTTCTGTGGCCTCCATGTTTATCGTTTATGTGTCTGGTGGCCTCTTTGTAATACCTTATTTTCTTATACAAATTACCCGGAAGAAAATGTGGGCTGCCTTTCGCGTGGTTGAGGCTGGTAAAAATGTGTCGTTGGCAGGTTTAATGGCCGCACTAAACTTTACAGCATCTATTTTATTTGCCTATTCTGCTTTTGTTCTTGGCAATGCAGGTGGCACTATCGGATACGCAATTTTTAATACCATGTCGGTGGTTGTTGCCGTTGTTGGAGGAATAGTAACAAAAGAGTGGGCTACGGCAAGACAACAAGCTAAAAGTGCCTTGTATATTGGCCTTGCAGCAATGATTATAGGGGTTGTAATTATTGCAATTGGCAATGGTTTGGCCTAA
- a CDS encoding helix-turn-helix domain-containing protein, whose product MRAVTIVQITIEELEERINKAIQSSLKTSKDAEEFIPRKELASILGVTLPTIDQWRREGKIKAYAIDRKVYFKRSEVEQAMKPV is encoded by the coding sequence ATGAGAGCTGTAACAATCGTTCAAATTACTATTGAAGAACTTGAAGAAAGAATTAACAAAGCAATTCAGTCAAGTTTGAAAACTTCTAAAGACGCAGAGGAGTTCATACCTCGAAAGGAGTTGGCGTCTATTCTCGGCGTGACACTTCCCACTATTGATCAATGGAGACGCGAAGGCAAGATCAAAGCCTATGCTATCGACAGAAAAGTTTATTTCAAACGCTCTGAGGTTGAACAAGCTATGAAGCCTGTTTGA
- a CDS encoding DGQHR domain-containing protein, which yields MNNLNTAKLKTSWTRYSIVHAVELIADGDLSQVIAGQVDQPVIKALLGTTDLDNIPEYWQEVVKHRETRSYFALMAALLTHIDIVDDFKQFYTKKNFKGVFLYNKPGSLNRKVQTNIRSVLIAGKAAKSNQRLSKVVEYDISPLYADGDLGALFRNVLEDRLKLIGISDDEINSNLFEKCQEVGFDKVLGLNKSQFNEWIGGQPILNFDTDQDEDFIIPNPPLKGLDHISEISARRINSKYSEFITKVDKKIRKEEYLNEGWTLAKSLKSSNKYQKPKPHNEAFEDKVWAVFAKAGFIWLNSDRNFKITHSKNSLVPPKQIDVIAIDEDTAVIIECKSAQSRKSKSFQKDIAEIGQMMSGIQKTLNEALEKQIRIAWIFATNNYVVSDNDKARMQDIGIFHMNQDEIDYWWEIAKNLDHATKYQMFGKLYEQEEIPGDPTNIPAIKGTMGGHTYYSFSVKPETLLNIGFVLHRTDTSAEAFESYQRMIKGSRVRDISKYVSEKQGFFPNSVIINFKTLDNNGNSKGLNFSPLSSSIEHDGYTELGILTLPNYYRSAFIVDGQHRIFGYGGIKNRYTDEIPVVAFEDLPAEDQTKIFIDINNTQKSVPRNLLRTMMSEFNWGSASQDEAFDALKTRLIHKLGTDDNSPLYKRIILSEESKNALRCLTLEQLLSWGINPTLFLGLIQKRKLTKTGYFWTGDFEETLEKCFKFIVLSLNVLESECSEQWEKGSGEGGFIAMNVGISSFLRLLDDLLKHEVNDGFNVHMENAEGIFKQIKPYIDSLAIFLNSLNPSELKKLRGYYGAGAVKKILPEFQHAVHKDHEDYDPPGLQQWIKDTSGQFNNPTKLLGDQIQLGMREYIFAELKKHYGLKNWWIEGVHKDIRKYCSNTAIDQGNKEPDENYLLTIHYQKIIMDNTELFLNVFTPPGLESVKIAKRIEWINRLNTVRQKFSHPEREKVTEAEYKMIAEIGEWLLPKLNIE from the coding sequence ATGAATAATCTAAACACCGCTAAACTTAAAACTTCTTGGACAAGATACTCAATTGTCCATGCTGTAGAATTAATCGCTGATGGTGATTTATCACAGGTAATCGCAGGCCAAGTCGATCAACCGGTAATTAAAGCACTTCTTGGCACAACTGATTTAGATAATATTCCTGAATATTGGCAGGAAGTTGTAAAGCACAGAGAAACCAGAAGTTATTTTGCTTTAATGGCTGCCCTATTAACTCATATAGATATTGTTGATGATTTTAAGCAATTCTATACGAAAAAGAATTTTAAAGGAGTATTTCTATACAATAAACCTGGCTCACTAAACAGGAAAGTCCAGACAAATATTAGAAGTGTCTTAATAGCAGGCAAAGCAGCTAAATCCAACCAAAGACTCTCAAAGGTTGTGGAATATGACATATCGCCACTCTATGCTGATGGCGACCTTGGAGCTTTGTTTAGAAACGTACTTGAAGATCGTTTAAAACTTATTGGCATTAGTGATGATGAGATAAATTCAAATTTATTCGAAAAATGCCAAGAGGTAGGATTTGATAAAGTTTTAGGATTGAACAAATCACAATTCAATGAATGGATTGGAGGACAACCTATCTTAAACTTCGACACAGACCAGGACGAAGATTTTATAATTCCCAATCCTCCTTTAAAAGGTCTGGATCACATCTCGGAAATTTCGGCAAGAAGAATTAATTCGAAATATTCTGAATTCATTACCAAAGTAGACAAAAAGATAAGAAAAGAAGAATACCTAAACGAGGGATGGACATTAGCAAAGTCATTAAAAAGCTCTAATAAATACCAGAAGCCAAAACCTCATAACGAAGCATTCGAGGACAAAGTTTGGGCAGTGTTTGCAAAGGCAGGCTTCATATGGTTAAATTCTGATAGAAATTTTAAAATAACGCACAGCAAAAATAGCTTAGTTCCACCCAAGCAAATTGATGTTATTGCAATCGATGAGGACACTGCCGTTATTATTGAGTGCAAAAGTGCACAGTCGAGAAAATCAAAGAGTTTTCAAAAAGACATTGCAGAAATCGGACAAATGATGTCTGGAATCCAGAAAACTCTGAATGAAGCTCTTGAAAAACAAATCCGAATTGCATGGATATTCGCAACCAACAATTACGTTGTAAGTGACAATGATAAGGCACGTATGCAAGATATTGGCATTTTCCATATGAACCAAGATGAAATTGATTATTGGTGGGAAATAGCTAAAAACCTTGACCATGCTACAAAGTACCAAATGTTCGGGAAATTATATGAGCAGGAAGAGATCCCCGGAGATCCGACAAATATACCAGCAATTAAAGGGACTATGGGGGGACATACTTATTATTCCTTCTCCGTCAAACCTGAAACCTTGCTAAATATTGGTTTTGTTCTACATAGAACCGACACTTCAGCAGAAGCTTTTGAAAGCTATCAAAGGATGATTAAAGGTTCACGGGTTAGGGATATCAGCAAGTATGTAAGTGAAAAGCAAGGATTCTTTCCTAACTCTGTAATTATCAACTTCAAAACGTTAGACAATAATGGAAATTCGAAGGGATTAAATTTTAGTCCACTCTCAAGCTCAATCGAACATGATGGATACACGGAACTTGGAATCTTAACTTTACCGAACTATTATAGGTCTGCATTTATTGTTGATGGACAACACAGGATATTTGGTTATGGTGGCATTAAAAATAGATACACAGACGAGATCCCCGTAGTAGCATTTGAAGACCTACCTGCTGAAGATCAGACCAAAATATTCATAGACATAAATAATACACAAAAATCAGTCCCTCGAAATTTACTCAGAACAATGATGTCGGAATTTAATTGGGGGTCAGCAAGTCAAGATGAAGCGTTTGACGCATTAAAAACCAGACTAATCCACAAATTAGGAACAGATGATAATTCTCCATTGTATAAGCGAATTATTTTAAGTGAAGAGTCCAAAAATGCATTAAGGTGCCTTACTCTTGAACAACTATTAAGCTGGGGTATAAATCCAACACTGTTTTTAGGATTAATACAAAAGAGAAAGCTAACCAAAACTGGGTATTTCTGGACTGGAGACTTCGAAGAAACTTTGGAGAAATGCTTTAAGTTTATCGTACTATCCCTTAATGTTTTAGAGTCAGAATGTTCAGAACAATGGGAAAAAGGCAGCGGAGAAGGAGGATTTATTGCAATGAATGTTGGGATCTCATCCTTCTTAAGATTACTTGACGATCTACTGAAACACGAAGTCAACGATGGATTTAATGTCCATATGGAAAATGCTGAGGGAATCTTTAAACAGATTAAACCCTACATTGACTCTTTGGCCATTTTTCTCAATAGCCTTAATCCAAGCGAGCTAAAAAAACTCAGAGGTTATTATGGTGCTGGCGCAGTGAAAAAAATACTTCCAGAATTCCAACATGCAGTACACAAAGATCATGAGGACTATGACCCTCCTGGCCTGCAACAATGGATTAAAGATACTTCTGGACAATTTAATAATCCCACAAAACTACTTGGTGATCAGATACAGTTGGGCATGAGAGAATATATATTTGCGGAACTAAAAAAACACTATGGATTAAAAAACTGGTGGATTGAAGGAGTTCACAAGGATATCAGGAAATACTGTAGCAATACTGCTATTGATCAAGGCAATAAAGAACCAGATGAAAATTATCTATTGACTATCCATTATCAAAAAATCATAATGGACAACACAGAGCTATTCCTCAATGTCTTCACTCCTCCGGGTTTAGAAAGCGTTAAAATTGCCAAAAGAATTGAATGGATAAATCGACTGAACACAGTGCGACAAAAGTTTTCTCATCCAGAACGAGAAAAGGTTACCGAAGCAGAATATAAAATGATCGCGGAAATAGGAGAATGGCTACTTCCGAAACTCAACATTGAATAA